One Psychrobacillus glaciei genomic region harbors:
- the ytpR gene encoding YtpR family tRNA-binding protein has product MNVFYNLEGVGDVLLLQLTPEKIEKVVTETKGDITLVKDAQSNEVVAINIFKFSNYAEIQDNGIVNLTKELVAKVEQALVSNEIDYILNVDLSPKFVVGYVESLEQHPNADKLKVCQVNIGEHTLQIVCGAPNVEAGQKVVVAKVGAVMPSGMVIKDAELRGVASSGMLCSARELALPNAPEVKGILILEEQEEVGRSFLQ; this is encoded by the coding sequence ATGAATGTTTTTTACAACCTAGAAGGAGTTGGCGATGTATTATTGCTACAACTAACTCCAGAAAAAATTGAAAAAGTAGTAACGGAGACGAAAGGTGATATAACACTTGTTAAAGATGCTCAATCTAATGAAGTAGTGGCGATCAATATCTTTAAATTCAGTAATTACGCCGAAATTCAAGATAACGGAATCGTAAATTTAACGAAAGAACTAGTAGCTAAAGTAGAACAAGCTTTAGTTTCCAATGAAATAGATTACATACTAAATGTAGACCTTTCGCCAAAATTTGTTGTAGGTTACGTTGAATCATTGGAACAACATCCAAATGCCGATAAGTTAAAAGTTTGCCAAGTAAATATTGGAGAACATACTTTACAAATAGTTTGTGGGGCACCAAATGTTGAAGCTGGCCAAAAAGTTGTCGTTGCGAAAGTGGGAGCAGTAATGCCTTCAGGAATGGTTATTAAAGATGCTGAGCTTCGCGGAGTGGCTTCTAGTGGTATGCTTTGTTCTGCTCGAGAATTAGCACTCCCAAACGCACCAGAAGTAAAAGGGATTCTAATTTTAGAGGAACAAGAAGAAGTGGGACGTTCGTTTTTACAATAA
- a CDS encoding DUF84 family protein, whose product MKILIGTNNRAKTKAVRTIATIYYPDAEFINIEVPSLVSNQPMSDEETRKGAINRAKQLMKNTEGTFGVGLEGGVHEIDGIMYICNWGALVTNDGTVFTAAGAGIPLPIEIAIQLKAGSELGPVMDVYTNKNDIRHDEGAIGVFTNGFVKRSDMFEHIMLLLIGQYELSKKLM is encoded by the coding sequence ATGAAAATATTAATAGGAACCAATAATAGAGCTAAAACAAAAGCTGTGCGCACAATCGCTACAATATATTATCCAGATGCAGAATTTATAAACATAGAAGTACCATCTCTTGTATCAAACCAACCAATGAGTGATGAAGAAACTAGAAAAGGTGCCATAAACCGTGCGAAACAGTTGATGAAGAACACGGAAGGAACCTTTGGAGTAGGATTAGAAGGTGGAGTGCATGAAATAGATGGAATCATGTATATTTGTAATTGGGGGGCTCTTGTAACAAATGATGGTACAGTTTTTACTGCAGCTGGAGCGGGTATCCCTTTGCCGATAGAAATTGCAATTCAGTTGAAAGCGGGTTCGGAACTTGGGCCAGTAATGGACGTCTATACGAATAAGAATGATATCCGTCACGATGAAGGCGCAATTGGCGTATTTACGAATGGCTTTGTTAAAAGAAGTGATATGTTCGAGCACATTATGTTGCTTCTAATTGGACAGTACGAGCTTTCTAAAAAGTTAATGTAG
- a CDS encoding diacylglycerol/lipid kinase family protein translates to MNKVVFIVNEYAGRGRAKKIWVAWKAKITFPYSYYLTEYTGHATEIAKNCAENSTEDVFIIAIGGDGTIHEIISGVTEYEHVRIGVISAGSGNDFGRTFSIFQTVEQLQEYVNDFNPYEELDFGKLTAPQDSYGFVNNAGFGFDAKVVYSVNNSKWKKWLNALELGKLTYILYVIKELLTFNRFSFTLHTEEDTIKFDDVWFIVVCNQPFFGGGMKISPNSQPNDQLIEMTVVNKLTRWKLLFIFGTVFFGKHTKYKEVKQFQAKNFRITMHDQVYGHVDGEFSCMTYVDQSYSFSVQSKAWNLAKPKSKGS, encoded by the coding sequence ATGAATAAAGTCGTCTTCATTGTGAACGAATATGCAGGTCGTGGACGAGCGAAAAAAATATGGGTGGCTTGGAAAGCTAAAATAACCTTTCCTTACAGTTATTATCTTACAGAATATACCGGACACGCTACAGAAATTGCTAAGAATTGTGCAGAAAATAGCACGGAAGATGTATTCATTATTGCTATTGGTGGAGATGGAACAATTCACGAAATTATTTCTGGTGTAACTGAATATGAACATGTTCGAATTGGAGTTATTTCTGCAGGTAGTGGAAATGACTTTGGTCGGACATTTTCTATTTTTCAAACGGTAGAACAGTTACAGGAGTATGTAAATGATTTTAATCCATATGAGGAATTAGATTTTGGGAAATTAACAGCTCCTCAAGATTCCTATGGATTTGTAAATAATGCAGGTTTTGGTTTTGATGCGAAAGTAGTTTATTCTGTCAATAATTCCAAGTGGAAAAAGTGGTTAAATGCATTAGAATTAGGGAAATTAACGTACATACTATATGTGATAAAAGAACTATTAACATTCAATAGATTTTCCTTCACTTTACATACGGAAGAAGATACGATAAAGTTTGATGATGTTTGGTTTATTGTCGTATGCAATCAGCCGTTTTTCGGTGGAGGAATGAAGATATCTCCAAACTCTCAACCAAATGATCAATTAATCGAAATGACAGTTGTGAATAAATTAACTAGATGGAAGTTATTATTTATATTCGGAACTGTTTTTTTCGGAAAACATACAAAGTATAAAGAAGTGAAACAATTTCAAGCGAAGAATTTTAGAATAACAATGCATGATCAAGTATATGGACATGTAGATGGAGAGTTCTCTTGTATGACGTATGTAGATCAAAGTTATTCTTTTTCTGTACAATCAAAAGCTTGGAATTTGGCAAAACCAAAAAGTAAAGGGAGTTAA
- a CDS encoding nuclease-related domain-containing protein, producing MAQLVKLQDYISRYQVDLKRYPTQFVRLKKQQWERTKVEWEKGAFDSSWLEKEDEVEVSEKKSLFSKFLNRKKEEKLEEITWEPTELQEEDVVLEEATTLHFQPNIVYNPQTKEELKRMYLNQLFHFQLKWASSTLREKSYVDPKFMRDKLLRSLTLQLPDNYFLFYYPILKLKKAPVELDILLILPTEIICLVVLEAKDLDAYIGSSDRFWVRKSGTEEKKILSPMVGLNRMESILLQIFKKEEIDLPIKKVILSRNGYIDYPGTSFNTQFVDSRKFPEWFLTLKSSPSPMKHMQFKAAQSILDLVQTTSYSRAGWEVDGEEINE from the coding sequence ATGGCTCAACTAGTAAAGCTTCAAGACTATATATCTCGTTATCAAGTTGATCTAAAGAGATACCCAACTCAATTTGTTCGATTAAAGAAGCAACAGTGGGAACGAACAAAAGTGGAATGGGAAAAAGGAGCTTTTGATTCATCTTGGCTAGAAAAGGAAGATGAAGTAGAAGTGTCTGAGAAAAAATCCCTTTTCTCAAAGTTTCTTAATCGCAAGAAAGAAGAAAAATTGGAAGAAATTACATGGGAACCAACGGAGTTACAAGAAGAAGATGTTGTCCTAGAGGAGGCTACAACGCTACATTTTCAGCCTAATATTGTGTACAACCCACAAACGAAAGAAGAGTTAAAGCGAATGTATTTAAATCAGCTTTTTCATTTTCAATTGAAGTGGGCTAGCTCAACATTACGTGAAAAGTCATATGTTGATCCAAAGTTTATGCGAGATAAATTATTGCGATCCCTTACCTTACAACTTCCAGATAATTATTTCTTGTTTTATTATCCCATATTAAAACTAAAAAAAGCTCCAGTTGAACTGGATATTCTTCTAATATTGCCTACAGAAATTATTTGTCTAGTTGTACTTGAGGCAAAAGATTTGGATGCTTATATTGGAAGCAGCGATCGTTTCTGGGTTCGAAAAAGCGGTACGGAAGAGAAGAAAATATTGAGTCCTATGGTTGGATTGAACCGGATGGAGTCAATCCTATTGCAAATTTTTAAGAAAGAAGAGATTGATTTGCCAATTAAAAAGGTAATTCTATCGAGAAATGGATATATTGATTATCCGGGTACTTCTTTTAATACGCAATTTGTAGATTCAAGAAAATTTCCAGAGTGGTTTTTGACATTAAAGTCATCCCCATCACCTATGAAGCATATGCAATTTAAAGCTGCACAGTCGATACTTGATCTAGTACAAACAACCTCCTATTCAAGAGCGGGTTGGGAAGTAGACGGTGAGGAAATAAATGAATAA
- a CDS encoding M42 family metallopeptidase: MNEETRSLFKTLTELPGAPGNEHAVRSFMRSELEKYSDEIVQDNLGGIFGLKKGDENGPKILVAGHMDEVGFMVSGITDNGMIRFQTLGGWWSQVLLAQRVEIVTNEKTIPGVIGSIPPHLLSDEMRNKPMDIKNMLIDIGADDKADVLRMGVKPGDQIVPVCPFTPMANDKKIMAKAWDNRYGCGLAIELLKEVQNEQLPNMLYSGANVMEEVGLRGAQASANMINPDLFFALDASPANDASGNKNEFGQLGKGTLLRIFDRTMITHRGMREFVLDTAETHKIPYQYFISQGGTDAGRVHTSNEGIPSAVIGICSRYIHTSASIIHTDDYAAAKELITKLVKTCDRTTLETIKANV; encoded by the coding sequence ATGAATGAGGAAACACGTTCGCTATTTAAAACATTAACAGAATTACCAGGTGCACCAGGTAATGAGCATGCAGTTCGGTCTTTTATGCGCAGTGAGCTTGAAAAGTATTCAGATGAAATTGTACAAGATAATTTAGGTGGTATTTTCGGCTTAAAAAAAGGCGATGAAAATGGACCGAAAATTTTAGTAGCAGGTCATATGGATGAAGTTGGTTTTATGGTATCCGGCATTACAGATAACGGTATGATTCGTTTTCAAACATTGGGTGGATGGTGGAGCCAAGTTTTACTTGCTCAACGAGTAGAGATTGTGACGAATGAAAAAACAATTCCTGGTGTAATTGGATCGATACCACCTCACTTATTGAGTGATGAGATGCGAAATAAACCAATGGATATTAAGAATATGTTAATCGATATTGGTGCTGACGATAAAGCCGATGTGCTTCGGATGGGTGTGAAACCAGGAGATCAAATTGTTCCTGTATGTCCTTTTACACCAATGGCAAATGACAAAAAAATTATGGCAAAAGCTTGGGATAACCGTTATGGTTGCGGACTTGCTATTGAATTATTAAAAGAAGTGCAAAATGAGCAATTACCGAATATGCTTTATTCAGGAGCAAATGTAATGGAAGAAGTTGGCCTACGCGGTGCACAAGCTTCAGCGAATATGATTAACCCTGATCTATTCTTTGCATTAGACGCAAGCCCTGCGAATGATGCTTCTGGGAATAAAAATGAATTTGGTCAACTGGGAAAAGGAACTCTTTTACGTATTTTTGACCGTACGATGATAACCCATCGAGGTATGAGAGAATTTGTATTAGATACAGCAGAAACGCATAAAATCCCTTATCAATATTTCATCTCTCAAGGTGGAACAGATGCAGGTCGTGTTCATACATCAAATGAAGGAATACCAAGTGCAGTAATTGGAATATGCTCTCGTTATATCCATACTTCTGCTTCCATTATTCATACAGATGATTATGCTGCAGCAAAAGAATTGATTACTAAATTAGTAAAAACATGTGACCGAACAACTTTAGAAACAATAAAAGCAAATGTATAA
- a CDS encoding DUF1444 family protein: MQAQELIRLLKTKLSEETYEYDYNRETNKLRLTHKTINKGIDISVPPILAKYETKKEQVIEEVIYMIHQTFQAMEKEKAGDINPSSSIYPVIRSTSFPTKSNEGNRFITKDHTAETRIYYALDLGKTYRLLDEKMLEGWGIRETEIRERSIFQVRNLVNNFKKDEVAGNIFYFFNNNDGYDASRILNESLLKEMKKIIIGDMTVSVPHQDVMIIGDIRNETGYDVLAQMTMHFFTVGTVPITSLSFIYENGNLEPIFILAKNRVVKEKDEK; the protein is encoded by the coding sequence ATGCAAGCGCAAGAACTTATACGTTTATTAAAAACGAAGCTTTCGGAAGAAACATATGAATACGATTATAATCGAGAGACGAACAAACTTCGCCTTACACATAAAACGATTAACAAAGGAATTGATATTTCTGTGCCTCCGATTTTAGCAAAATACGAAACAAAAAAAGAACAAGTTATTGAAGAAGTAATCTATATGATTCATCAAACATTCCAAGCGATGGAAAAGGAAAAGGCTGGAGACATCAATCCATCTTCATCTATTTATCCAGTCATACGTTCTACATCCTTTCCTACAAAATCGAATGAAGGAAATCGTTTTATCACCAAAGATCATACGGCAGAAACGAGAATATATTATGCATTAGATCTTGGGAAAACTTATCGTTTACTTGATGAAAAGATGCTAGAGGGTTGGGGGATTCGTGAAACTGAGATTCGAGAGAGGTCCATTTTTCAAGTTCGAAATTTAGTAAATAACTTTAAAAAAGATGAAGTAGCTGGAAATATTTTTTATTTCTTCAACAACAATGATGGGTATGATGCAAGCAGAATACTCAATGAATCTCTACTAAAGGAAATGAAAAAGATAATTATCGGTGATATGACTGTTTCTGTACCCCATCAAGATGTTATGATTATTGGTGATATAAGAAATGAAACGGGATACGATGTTCTAGCTCAAATGACGATGCATTTTTTTACAGTTGGAACTGTACCCATTACTTCATTGTCTTTTATATATGAAAATGGAAATTTAGAGCCAATATTTATATTAGCAAAAAATCGAGTAGTGAAGGAGAAAGACGAAAAATGA
- the murC gene encoding UDP-N-acetylmuramate--L-alanine ligase, whose amino-acid sequence MTKYHFTGIKGSGMSSLAQILHDVGNEVQGSDIEKYFFTEKPLHERDIKVLLFDEANIEEGITIIAGNAFPDSHPELVKAKELGLPIIRYHEFLGNYMSQFTSVAVTGAHGKTSTTGLLSHVLSGYKPTTFLIGDGTGKGMKDAANFVFEACEYRRHFLAYHPDYAIMTNIDFDHPDYFHDVDDVFNAFQSMAMQVKKGIIACGDDKYLQEIKAPVPVLYYGFGEQNDFAARNLERTTEGTSFDVFVRHEFYHRFTIPLFGDHAVLNSLAVISLCHYEDVPAEIIQKGLETFEGVKRRFTETIIGDRMIIDDYAHHPTEIKATIQSARQKYPDRKIISIFQPHTFTRTQKFLNEFGESLNLSDQVFLCDIFGSARENAGDLTIHTLADIIEGSIILTEENVNQLLRYDNAVFLFMGAGDVQKYQQAFEEKLV is encoded by the coding sequence ATGACAAAATATCATTTTACAGGCATTAAAGGGTCTGGAATGAGCTCGTTGGCACAAATATTACATGATGTTGGTAACGAGGTACAAGGATCTGATATTGAAAAGTATTTTTTTACTGAAAAACCATTACATGAACGAGATATAAAAGTTCTATTATTTGATGAAGCTAATATTGAAGAAGGAATAACTATTATTGCAGGTAACGCATTCCCAGATAGTCATCCTGAGTTAGTAAAGGCGAAGGAACTTGGTTTGCCAATCATTCGATACCATGAATTTTTAGGCAATTATATGAGTCAGTTTACCTCAGTAGCAGTAACTGGTGCTCATGGCAAAACGTCTACTACAGGACTACTTTCGCATGTATTAAGCGGATATAAACCTACCACCTTTTTAATTGGAGATGGCACAGGAAAAGGGATGAAAGATGCAGCTAACTTTGTGTTTGAGGCATGCGAATATCGCAGACATTTTTTAGCTTATCATCCAGACTATGCAATTATGACAAATATTGATTTTGATCATCCAGACTATTTCCATGATGTTGATGATGTATTTAATGCTTTTCAATCCATGGCCATGCAAGTGAAAAAAGGGATTATTGCTTGTGGAGACGACAAGTATTTACAGGAAATTAAAGCTCCAGTCCCTGTACTTTACTATGGTTTCGGGGAACAAAATGACTTTGCTGCTAGGAACTTAGAAAGAACGACAGAAGGCACTTCTTTTGATGTATTTGTTCGTCATGAATTTTACCATCGTTTTACAATTCCTTTATTCGGTGATCATGCAGTTTTGAATTCTTTAGCAGTAATTTCTCTTTGTCATTATGAGGACGTACCTGCAGAAATTATTCAAAAAGGGTTAGAAACATTTGAAGGGGTTAAAAGACGCTTTACAGAAACGATTATTGGAGATCGTATGATAATCGATGATTATGCACATCATCCAACTGAAATAAAAGCTACGATACAATCGGCTAGACAAAAATACCCAGATAGAAAAATTATTTCTATTTTTCAACCACATACTTTTACGAGAACACAAAAATTCTTAAATGAATTTGGCGAGAGTTTAAATCTTTCAGATCAAGTATTCTTATGTGATATTTTTGGATCGGCGAGAGAAAATGCTGGAGACCTAACTATTCATACATTAGCCGATATTATTGAAGGAAGTATTATTTTAACAGAAGAAAATGTAAATCAATTGCTCCGTTATGATAATGCAGTCTTTTTATTTATGGGAGCAGGAGATGTTCAAAAATATCAACAAGCATTTGAAGAGAAGCTTGTTTAG
- a CDS encoding YtnP family quorum-quenching lactonase codes for MDTFQFHDMSLTWLKGGTTYMDGGAMFGVVPKPLWEKKYPVNEKNQIELPSDPLFIQYKGHNILIEAGLGFGKFTEKQLRNYGVSDQSQVEDDLAQLGILPEEIDLILMTHLHFDHACGLTRWEDDKLVSSFPNAKIYVSDVEWNEMRNPNIRSRNTYWKENWEPVEGQVIPFSNSIEVLDGIEMIHTGGHSDGHSIILFKQNGETIIHMADLMPTHAHQNPLWVLAYDDYPMTSVFAKEKWVNEGLHQNYWFSFYHDAFYRMIKWSEDGKEIVNKMSRTRY; via the coding sequence ATGGATACGTTTCAATTTCACGACATGTCGTTAACTTGGCTAAAGGGCGGGACAACTTACATGGATGGGGGTGCCATGTTCGGAGTAGTGCCAAAACCACTATGGGAAAAGAAATACCCCGTCAATGAAAAAAATCAAATTGAGTTACCATCAGATCCTCTTTTCATTCAATACAAAGGACATAATATATTGATAGAAGCAGGACTTGGCTTCGGAAAATTTACAGAGAAACAACTCAGAAATTACGGAGTGTCCGATCAATCTCAGGTGGAGGACGATCTAGCTCAACTAGGAATTTTACCTGAAGAAATTGATCTAATTCTCATGACGCATCTCCATTTTGACCATGCATGTGGTTTAACAAGATGGGAAGATGATAAGTTGGTATCAAGTTTTCCAAATGCGAAAATTTACGTATCAGATGTCGAATGGAATGAGATGAGAAATCCAAATATTCGTTCACGAAATACTTATTGGAAAGAGAACTGGGAACCAGTTGAAGGGCAAGTTATCCCGTTTTCAAATTCCATTGAAGTATTGGATGGTATTGAGATGATTCATACTGGTGGTCATAGCGATGGGCATAGTATTATTTTGTTTAAACAAAATGGAGAAACCATTATTCATATGGCAGACTTGATGCCCACTCATGCACATCAAAATCCTTTGTGGGTATTAGCATACGACGATTATCCAATGACTTCTGTATTCGCCAAAGAAAAATGGGTGAATGAAGGGTTACACCAAAATTATTGGTTCAGCTTTTATCACGATGCCTTTTATCGTATGATCAAATGGTCAGAGGATGGGAAAGAAATAGTGAATAAAATGTCACGAACACGATATTAA
- a CDS encoding DNA translocase FtsK has translation MKWFKKLFATNEDEYREAQVLEDDEELVTPTHSRTPFRFPLITDDEKKDSLFGELKIEKEMGQPIKDKHIRDDQPYRPLYTHELWQQRKQEPIVHRAPKKEIIEPPVKEKRKKAFTPTQVPSPVFGFSRNQENKIEEPIEQTIREIELPFEELAITAIPTQAEENEVLPLVSFTEEEKVLPSKHIDEQVQDTPLETVSEVKPSKQKENIRPFNVLMLKSDKEKMNNLVKEMPVYQPKKEPNKVEKIVLETDSKPASSPSNYARPDLSYLLPPELKNEDREWMEEQAFTLIEALSHFQVTGEIVQMDQGPAVTQFEITVAHGTKVSKIRNLSDDLKLALAAKDIRIQAPIPGKSSIGIEIPNRKSRAVRLSEVINTNVFFESESPLEVALGLDLTGKPVTLDLRKMPHGLIAGATGSGKSVFINSLLVSLLYKATPEEVKLLLIDPKMVELAPFNHIPHLVSPVITDVKAATAALKWAVEEMERRYQLFAHIGVRDINRYNSLATEKRQFAQKLPFIVIVIDELADLMMMAPTEVEDAICRIAQKARACGIHLVLATQRPSVDVITGLIKANIPTRIAFSVSSQIDSRTILDQQGAERLLGKGDMLYQGNGMSSPVRIQGTFVTDEEIETIIDYARTQGTPEYMFEQEELLQKAENVSEQDELFEEACRFIVEQGSASTSLLQRKFHLGYNRAARLIDAMYENGYVTEQKGSKAREVLLTDDSLEQIFS, from the coding sequence TTGAAATGGTTTAAAAAATTATTTGCGACGAATGAAGATGAATATAGAGAAGCACAAGTATTAGAAGATGATGAAGAACTGGTTACACCAACTCACTCTAGAACCCCTTTTCGATTTCCTTTAATAACTGATGATGAAAAGAAAGATAGCTTATTTGGTGAGCTGAAAATAGAAAAAGAAATGGGACAACCAATAAAAGATAAACATATAAGAGATGATCAGCCGTATAGACCTCTCTATACACATGAACTATGGCAACAAAGAAAGCAAGAACCAATTGTGCACCGTGCGCCAAAAAAAGAAATAATAGAACCACCTGTGAAAGAAAAACGAAAAAAAGCATTTACTCCAACTCAAGTACCTTCACCTGTTTTTGGATTTTCGAGAAATCAAGAAAATAAAATAGAAGAACCAATTGAGCAGACAATAAGGGAAATAGAATTACCCTTTGAGGAATTAGCAATTACTGCAATTCCAACACAAGCGGAAGAAAATGAAGTATTACCTCTTGTATCATTTACCGAAGAGGAAAAAGTATTACCGTCAAAGCATATAGATGAACAAGTACAAGATACTCCTTTAGAAACGGTGTCTGAAGTCAAACCAAGTAAACAAAAAGAAAATATAAGACCGTTTAATGTACTAATGCTTAAATCGGATAAAGAAAAAATGAATAATCTAGTAAAAGAGATGCCGGTCTATCAGCCGAAGAAAGAACCGAATAAGGTAGAAAAAATAGTGCTAGAAACGGATTCAAAACCAGCATCTAGTCCTTCGAATTATGCTAGACCAGATTTAAGTTATTTACTTCCACCAGAATTGAAAAATGAAGATAGAGAATGGATGGAAGAGCAGGCATTTACACTTATAGAAGCATTATCTCATTTTCAGGTAACTGGTGAAATTGTTCAAATGGATCAAGGTCCTGCTGTAACACAATTCGAAATAACCGTAGCTCACGGGACAAAAGTAAGTAAAATTCGAAACTTATCTGACGACTTAAAGCTTGCTTTGGCAGCAAAAGATATACGTATTCAAGCACCAATACCAGGGAAAAGTTCTATTGGTATAGAGATTCCGAATCGAAAATCAAGAGCTGTCCGATTATCGGAAGTGATTAATACAAATGTGTTTTTTGAATCCGAATCTCCTCTTGAAGTAGCGTTAGGATTAGATCTTACGGGAAAACCTGTGACACTGGATTTGCGGAAAATGCCCCATGGGTTAATTGCTGGTGCTACAGGTTCAGGGAAATCTGTTTTTATTAATTCACTTCTTGTGAGTCTTTTATATAAAGCAACCCCAGAAGAAGTAAAGCTTTTATTGATTGATCCAAAAATGGTGGAGCTTGCACCATTTAATCATATTCCTCATCTGGTGAGTCCTGTAATTACAGATGTGAAGGCTGCAACAGCCGCGTTAAAATGGGCAGTAGAAGAAATGGAACGACGCTATCAATTATTTGCTCACATTGGTGTAAGAGATATAAATAGATACAATTCACTTGCAACAGAGAAAAGACAATTTGCTCAAAAGCTGCCGTTTATTGTGATTGTAATAGATGAACTTGCAGATTTAATGATGATGGCACCTACGGAAGTAGAGGACGCAATTTGTCGTATTGCTCAGAAAGCACGAGCGTGTGGCATTCATTTAGTATTGGCAACACAACGTCCATCAGTTGATGTTATAACTGGACTTATAAAAGCAAATATTCCAACACGTATAGCTTTTTCCGTTTCTTCACAAATTGATTCGCGTACTATTTTAGATCAGCAAGGGGCCGAAAGATTATTAGGGAAAGGGGATATGCTATATCAAGGTAATGGCATGTCTAGCCCAGTTCGTATTCAAGGAACGTTTGTAACAGATGAAGAAATTGAAACGATCATCGATTATGCAAGAACACAAGGTACACCGGAGTATATGTTCGAACAAGAGGAATTGCTTCAAAAGGCAGAGAATGTATCAGAACAAGATGAACTCTTTGAGGAAGCATGTCGGTTTATTGTGGAGCAAGGTTCCGCCTCTACTTCCTTACTTCAGCGAAAATTTCATTTAGGTTATAATCGTGCAGCAAGACTTATTGATGCAATGTATGAAAATGGATATGTAACGGAGCAAAAAGGCAGTAAAGCAAGAGAAGTGCTACTTACAGACGATAGTCTGGAACAAATTTTTAGTTAA
- a CDS encoding thioredoxin family protein, whose product MENLTSIEQFDELKQASKVVFKFTADWCPDCHFIDLFMKEVEENFADFQFISVDRDKFMDLCIQMDIFGIPSFIVFDKGEEKGRFVSKDRKTQEEIELFLRTI is encoded by the coding sequence GTGGAAAATCTAACATCTATTGAACAATTTGATGAGCTTAAACAAGCGAGCAAAGTAGTTTTTAAATTTACAGCGGACTGGTGTCCAGACTGCCATTTCATAGATCTTTTTATGAAGGAAGTGGAAGAAAATTTTGCGGATTTTCAATTTATATCCGTTGATCGAGACAAATTTATGGATCTTTGTATTCAAATGGATATTTTTGGCATTCCTAGTTTCATTGTTTTTGACAAAGGGGAAGAAAAAGGACGTTTTGTTAGCAAAGATCGCAAAACACAAGAAGAAATCGAATTGTTTTTACGAACAATCTAA
- the trmB gene encoding tRNA (guanosine(46)-N7)-methyltransferase TrmB — MRLRHKPWADDFIIAHPEIVIPNPEDLKGKWNTEFKNNNPLHIEVGTGKGQFITGMAKQNPAINYIGIELYDSVIVSALENVLAAQPLPNLRLLKVNGADLAKYFEKNDVDRVYLNFSDPWPKIRHAKRRLTHEVFLKLYESILVDNAEIHFKTDNRGLFEYSLISMSAYGMLIKDVSLDLHANMPEDNIMTEYEEKFSAKGQPIYRVEAKYV; from the coding sequence ATGAGGCTAAGACATAAACCATGGGCAGATGATTTTATAATTGCTCATCCTGAAATTGTAATTCCAAATCCGGAAGACCTAAAAGGAAAATGGAATACTGAATTTAAAAATAATAATCCACTCCATATAGAAGTTGGTACAGGAAAAGGTCAGTTTATAACGGGCATGGCTAAACAAAATCCTGCTATTAATTATATTGGGATTGAGCTATATGATAGTGTAATCGTAAGTGCATTAGAAAATGTGCTTGCTGCACAACCACTACCGAACTTACGCTTGCTAAAAGTAAATGGAGCAGATTTGGCAAAGTACTTTGAAAAAAATGATGTAGACCGCGTCTATTTAAACTTTTCTGATCCTTGGCCGAAAATTAGACATGCAAAAAGACGTCTAACACATGAAGTGTTTTTAAAACTATATGAATCTATTTTAGTAGATAATGCTGAAATTCATTTTAAAACGGATAATCGAGGTTTATTCGAATATTCTTTAATTAGCATGTCGGCTTATGGGATGTTAATAAAAGATGTGTCACTCGATTTACATGCAAATATGCCAGAAGATAATATTATGACAGAATACGAAGAAAAATTTTCTGCAAAGGGACAACCGATTTATCGAGTAGAAGCAAAATACGTGTAA